gttgtttattgctgTGTAAATACTTGTACTGTCAAATACTACAGGTTCAGGAACCAGCCATAATGGGCCACAAACAAAtctttaaagttttattgaCATTTATAGGTAAGTTAAtcctttatgaaaaaaaagaatacaaatcCAAAAGAGAGCTTTATAAAAAGCATTTAATATTCTCATTTTTGCATACAGTGGTAATAAAGCTTTTGAGTACACCAGTTACTGCCACAACAACTGGAGTTTCAACAACATTTGGAAGTTCGACTACTATTGGTGTGTCAACCACGACTGGAGGTTCAACCATAACTGGGGAAACTACAATTGAAGGATCAGCGATGACTGAGGCATCAACAACAACTGGAGTTTCAACAACAACTGTTGGTTCAACAACTGTGAGCACTACAACATCGATGATGACTGCACTTACAAATATAACTTCAGTGACTCCTACAACCACCACACCTGTAATCAGTAAGCAATATTTAATGTTATTATACTTTAAAGTCACAATATCTTAAAACTGTTTGTTAAAGCAacggtttgttttcttttcctggcATTTACAGTGGCTTCAAACACAACTGTGAGCACTACAACACCAATGATGACTACAGTTACAAATGCAATCACAGCAAATGTTACAAACACCACACCTGTAACAAATACATCTACGGTGCCTACAACAGCTTCAACTACACCTGTAAACACTACAACAGCAATGATGActgcaaatacaaacacaaccaCAACGACTCCTACAACCAGCACACCTGTAACAACTACAACAGCTGAGCCAGTAACACGAGTATTACTGACATTCACCTCAAATGAAACATTCACACAAGACTTGGCTAATTCTACATCTACAGCATTTATAAATCGAAGCAGGCTCATAGAGACAACAGTAAGTATCTTTCTTAAAATGTCATAGCCAACCATATGCATCCAAATTAAACATGAGTGTAGTAAATTTCCCATCATAGTTAGAATCTGACTGCATAATTCGTATTGTTgagtttaataataattaacaaaataaaattagaaaGGAAACGGGTTCAATATGTGACCAAAGAAATGGAAATTGTACGAACAGTAAATAAAATGATGTATTATTGCATAAATACATATTGCATCATGAATAGAATATTTGTTTATGAAAATAAAGAAGCACAACCCTACAAATATAGCACATATATTCAAagattgttttgtgtgtttctgcagcttacACCTTTTTACAATGCAACATTTGATTCATTCCAGTCATTGAGAGTGGTTGCATTCAGGTAACTTTTTTATATACAGATGGAATTTTACAAATATGTGTCATACATTAACAAAAAAAGTTacaatatttttgtttattcattttacaGAAATGGATCCATTATCAGTGACATTGAAATACGGTTTGCATCTACATCAGTGCCTAATGTAACTGAGATTGCAAATGTTTTGATCAATGCAGCCTCAAACATAACAGCCTTCAACATTACCACAACCTCTGTTGTTGTCCGTGAAATAGTAGCTTCAACTACAACTGTGAGCACTACAACACCAATGATGACTACAGTTACAAACACAACCACAGCAAATGTTACAAACACCACCACACCTATAGCAAATACATCTATGGTGCCTACAACAGCTTCAACTACACCTGTAAACACTACAACACCAATGATAACTACCCCTACAAACACAACCACAATGACTCCTATAACCAGCACACCTGTAACAACTACAACAGCTGAGCCAATAACAGGACTATTGCTGACATTCACCTCAAATGAAACATTCACACAAGACTTGGAGAATTCTACATCTACAGCATTTATAAATCGAAGCAGGCTCATAGAGACAACAGTAAGTATCCTTTTGAAGTTTCATACCCAAACATATGCATGCACATACGcacataactttaaaaaaatataagtcATTTTAGTATGGCATTACATGTATATGATTGCATAGAGTGAGCAAGAGACAATTGGAATTATTCACATGATCACAGCAGTATAAACAAATGTGCAAGCACATATCATTTTGTATTACTGGATCATGTTTTAAATTTGAATTCTTTTGAGAAGTCCTGCAAAATGGTATGCTTTTAGTAGCATTTGTGTGCTGTTGTTGAGTTttttcaaaagaagaaaatatttagTTAGAAAAGAAACAGATTGAATACTGTATGTGAGCAAAGAAATTGGAATTGTATGATTAGTAAACAAAACTGGCAAATGACTTTTGCATCATAAATGCAATGTTTACTTTGGAAAATAAAGAAGCACAAACCCTAAAAATATAGCAAATATATTCAGAGattattttgtgtttctgcagcttacACATTTTTACAACGCAGCATTTAAAACGTTCCGGTCACTGAGAGTGATTTCATTCAGGTAATTCCATTTTTATATACAGATGGAATTTTACAAATATGCGTCATacattaatgaaaataaaacgatatttttgttattctttttGCAGACGTGGATCAATTATCAATGACATGAGTATTGGGTTTGCATCTTCAGCTGTGCCTAATTTAACTGAGATTGCAAATGTTTTGATCAATGCAGCCTCAAATATAACAGCCTTCAATGTTACCACAGACTCTGTTGTTGTCCGTGAAATAGGTAAGCGATATTATTTAATGTTATTATACTTTAACCTCACAATATCTTAAAACTGTTTGTTAAAGCAACggcttgttttattttcttggcATTTAACAGTAGCTTCAACTACAACTGTGAGCACTACAACACCAATGATGACTACAGTTACAAACGCAACCACAGCAAATGTTACAAACACCACACCTATAGCAAATACATCTATGGTGCCTACAACAGCTTCAACTACACCTGTAAACACTACAACACCAATGATAACTACCCCTACAAACACAACCACAATGACTCCTACAACCAGCACACCTGTAACAACTACAACAGCTGAGCCAGTAACACGAGTATTACTGACATTCACCTCAAATGAAACATTCACACAAGACTTGGCTAATTCTACATCTACAGCATTTATAAATCGAAGCAGGCTCATAGACACAACAGTAAGTATCTTTCTTAAATGTCATAGCCAACCATATGCATAttatcaaaaaaagaaaatacaagccAGTATATTATTGCAGTATATGTGCATAATGACagatttctttgtatttttgatcttctttacaaatatttagaattttcttttaaaataaaagtgtagTAAATTTCCCATCATAGTTTGGAACCTGATTTGATAGTGAAAATTAGAATAATTTGCATGAtcttcacattaaaaacaaatgtgcaaacacatttaattttgtattttaaaaaatgtgagtgCTTCTGACAAGTCCTGTTAAATGGTCTGCTTTTATCAGCATTTGAGTGCtgttttgctattttttttccaaatgatttaaaaagtaaaatgaaaaggGAAATGGATTCAATATGTGAGAATATTTAGATATTCAGAGaatattttgtgtttctgcagctttcaccaTTTTATAGCATGGCATTTAAATCATTCCGCTCACTGAGAGTGATTTCATTCAGGTAATTTCTGTTTTATATATAGATGGAAATttacaaatacaataataataataataataataataataataataagaagaataataataataagacaatgatgaaaataacacaatatttttgtttattcattttacaGAAGTGGATCAATTATCAATGAAATTAACATTGGATTTGCATCTTCAGCAGTCCCTAACATAACTGACATTGGAAATGTTTTGATCAATGCAGCCTCAAACATAACAGTCTTCAACATTGACACTGCCAGTGTTGTTGTCAATGGCACAAGTAAGCAATGTTTCATGCGATCATATTAAAAAGGAATTGCAATATCTTAGAACCATTTGTTAAAGACTTTCCCCCCCCTTCCCATTTACAGTGGTGAATAGTGGAGTGATCCACAAGAGCAGTCTCCTCACAGCATCCTGTATGGTGCTGCTGTCATGGCTCATGTCAGGCCACCAATAACATGTCCTGATGCTCTTGTGGAATTCCTTTTGGAAATGTCTGCTGTGATTGGCTATGAAAAAAGGACGTTGTTCACACTGAAAATCCAAGAGGACCTGGTAAAGTGCAAAGGATGGCTTCACAAGAATTAGATATTAAATTGGGTAATACACACAACAATAATGAAGCATATTTGTAAAAGCGCATCTACTTCATCATTGCATAGTAAGTAGGAGCTGGAATCCCATCTATGATGGAAATAACTGGATCCACTGAAAGGTTAATGAGTGTAATGTGTGTCATTAATGAGTAATACCATATGAAACTGAGATAAGAATTTGTGATCTGTAATCTCTGCACTCCTCACTGCACAGCTCCTCCATCAAATGGACAGTTTGACTGACTGTGGGATAAACCTGAAACATAAGCTATGTGAATAACGTCCTGTATGATTACCCAATTATGTTTCATATGTTTAAAtctatttatagtgtgtgtgaatttgcatttattttgtaTCATTACAATACAGcatagtaataaaaaaatacaagtagGTTACGCAGTTAGAATACCCCCGAATGTATAGACTACATCAAtgcctttttccttttaaagaaGGTCCAAAGAAAGTCTGTCATGATATACTGAAACTGCTTGCATTAAACGAATTGAAGATCTATACAGAGAATTGAGCTCTGCTctctttatttaaacttttctttttttaaccatcaGCTCTCCTCAGTACTGTCAGTGTTGTTCAGGATGATAAAGATAAAACATACACCCAAAGGTATTGAGACATGTAATGTTGCTATATAGATTACTATTGATTATTGACTTCAGGGCCTTTTATTAATTGCCTTGAATCGCTTAATTAAGGGCAACTATACACAAgctcaaaaacacttttttggaTGGAGCAAGAAGACCACTCATGATATCAAGTGAACTGCAGAGGTACAAACTTAATACCAGAGAATAGACTTGAACAAATGCTGTGTCATGTAAGGtgctgtggcaggcaggacccaaatgcaggacacaGTGTGCACAGGAATAACTCaaaaagtcagctttatttgctgtgagaaaaagagacaaaacctAAACTcacgaaaagaaaacctaaactggaaactCGAAGCTAAGAACTTGGGAAAAAACTAGGAGAAGCCAGGGATAAAAGGAACACAGGAGAATGTATAGCAATGTGAGATGATGTGACAATGGCCAGAGGACAAcccagggcttaaatacacagaggaaaCAAAGGAAGTAGAAACAGATGGgaagcacagctgggagagatctaTTATgtgacggctgtgtgcaggcaggaaaaggacccaaagtgcagactctggagacagacgtgaactcaaaaaacagctttaatgctgaactcaaagtaacaaacttccaaagtgcaaaaataaactcaggcaagcagacagaaacacacagcatagtaaacggtagatcgcgacaatgacaaactgaaacacagggcttaaatacatagagggagcaatcagggaatgggcaacaggagggaaacacagctggggcaaatcaggactaacgagacaaggaaagcaaaaccagatacactaatatgaaacacggactttcaaagtaaaacaggaaacataacacagagacgcgaacttaacaaggggatacagccgacaggggagacagagcaactatagaacacagagacataaaccataagacggaactctaagaaaccaaagactagaaaagataaataatataataaactcaacagccctgggtcaacgacccaggcatcctaacaagATCAAGCATAACAACAcggggaggaagcaaaactaaatacACTAACATAGGACgcaagactgtcaaagtaaaacaggaaacatgagacaggcacagagacacggacttgatactgagacaaGGAGACATGACTGATGAGGGAGACGGGGGATGGTCTGCACACAGGAGATGTATGAACATAGAGACAAGAGAAACTGCACATAAAATGTGGAATACAGTGTAGGCAtagcataacataacataacagaacagaaacctagGGACTAGAAACTATTAAAGTAtaataagaaaaacaaccaaGAGAGCCAGAACCATGAATAACAATGAATCAAAGAATATTACTTaaacctgaaacacaaacactgggtcacagacccagcacCATGATAACCTTAAGGAACAACTATACTTTCATATAAAAAGAACCCCCCTCAAAATAGTAACTAATACTCAAAATACTAATGAACATACATGAAAATGAAACCAATAAATAAACTAAGAACCAAAcagagaataataaataaacagttcTTTAACAGTTCCTCCTGTGAGCCTTTGGGGTCTGGTATTTTGTGGATTGAAGGGCGGTCACAAGTGGATGTTGTTGGGTTTAAGTCAACCCTGCTggtaaacagaaactgttactgAAAGCAACCACACAGACACCACAATAGTTTTACTTGCAAAGGGAGCGTTGGAGAGCAGTGCTGCTACTCGCCTGTCCAAGCAACTCCAACTCCTCTGCGTCCGCCTCActattttattgacaacagaGGTTACACATAATTCAGTTAACCACGTGACAGTTTTAAgcaggcatgtgtgtgtgagcaaagTATAcacctgtgcgtgtgtgtgtgtcacttccTCACCCTGGTCACCTCTTTCAGCTTATCTGGTGCTACACAGAGATGTTCccaagccagctgagagatataatctcttcTGGATTTGCCCCTGAGTCACCTCCCGGAAGTATATACCCAGAATACCTCACCTAGGAGGCATCTTATTTAGTGGCCTGAACCACCTTAACTGGCTTGTTTTGATGCGGAAGAGCAGCCACTCAACTCCTCTCGAAAGATTGAGCTCCCCACCCTATCTCTAATGGAGAGCCCAGATACCCTTTGAAGAAAACTCATTTTCTTTGAAAATCCACTCATGGAAAAACTTGGTCATTCCATACATTCATATAGTCGGCCTCATTTTTGGGCACGTAACCCTGCTGAGCCAGGTTAAGCAACCTACTGCCTACAAAGTTTTGCACTGTAGGCACCAGGCATAATAGATGTATCACTTCATCTGTGTCTCTTCTTACAGTACATGTACACACCCATGAATTCATTATTGTCAGGCTGTCCTAAAGATTCCCTGAAaaaccttcagttgatccaaaatgctgcattgAGACTATTGACAgtgactagaaagagagagcatatttgtCTGATTCTTCTTTCACTGGGTTTGTGATTGAAATTGTGATGCTGGTGAAGCAGTTAGTTGTTACTCTAACATATAACAGTCCTTTTGTTATTTGATGAACAAAAGATGATTTAAATTGCacagtattttaaaatgtagttgCCTTCATTTACATGCTAcccttcaaagaaaaaacaagatcCAGAACTGCTTTTGCCTTTTCTGGGCCTTAGTTAAAGAGGCTAACTGGAAAACTGTTTTCTGGTGTGATGACTAAagatttttaatctttttgaaAATTGTGGTTAAAGAAGACAGGGATGATCATTCATCGGGCAAGACATGGTCCTCGTGAGCGCACATCTCATAGGTGACTTGTGAGGACAACATCAGTGTGAAATTTCAGGGTAACATGTTAAATAGTCACATCAGAATGTAATTGGTACTCACTGGTCTCATTTTCCATTCAGAAGGTTATGAAAGgatcttttaaataaaatcatgGTCTTTTTCCAAAGCTACCCTAGACATTTTCAGGCCTAAACAGCAAAGacggtgataaaaaaaaattacagaaagaaaatttCTGTGCACATAAATTCAACTCACTAAAGAAAACCCAagcaagaaacaaacaaatgataTAGAAAAAGAAATAGTGCTCATTGAAACAAACTTCCTTGAAACTTAATCCAacactgaaattgaatttttagCAAGCTTCACTACCTGTTGACCTAAAATGGATTCAGTATTTAAATCAATTTGCATGGCTTATAACTACTTTGAATAACAGCTCGAGGTtagaaatatttatatttattatgacTTCCAAGGAAGTTCTTTTGTAATACAAAGTTCACCACTGACTCATGGAACAAAAGAAGGGTGTATGATAAGGGACAACGCAAATATATATTGACAGGTAGAATATTTGTTCTCCATTAAGGTCTTTCAGCTTTTCGGTTCGGTGTATATGTATGTGGACAGTTGCATAAGGTAAAAGGGTTGCAATTTAGACATATCACAGATAAACATCAGATGAGAATCAGTAACTTTTCAACTTCTATTCTCATTTTGGGTAAGTCAATTTCTTATTATTTCTACCGACATAGGTGAATGTCttagaaatgaaaaataagcacATATTTAAGAAAATTATTGATTTAAAGTTAGATTACAATCTAGAAACTcccatatttttctgtttttgcatgaGATTATCTACTGACATTGTTGTTTCTATGATACAACTTGTCATACTTGTGCAATCCAGCATGAAAGTTTAATGAAAATGACATGttcttcatttttgtgattgaGTATTTCATGTTAAAAGGATTTTATGTGCTTTAATTTTCAGTACCGTAAAATTCAAGTATATATCATTCATAAATAGTCACTATTGTCCTTTGCAAGTTGAAATTTTTTGTTAGTGTGTACTCAAATATGACTCTTTGCATAAGTACTcgacttcttttttcttcatatttcGCATGACCAATATGCAAGTTACAGAAGTTCTGTGCCAAGTTacataatttgatttattttgataAAAGACTAGTGAAAatctcattttttaatttttaaaaccttttgaCATACTCAtgtatataaacacacaaaggTAATAAACATTGCCGCAGATTTCAATATCTTGGAAAAATGCCTTGAAAAGGAACAAACTATCATTTTTCCAAAAAATATATCTAGTCACTATTTGATAAATGAAGCTAAAATTTATCAGCTGTCATTAtatatgtttaaactttatACCGTCAAATTAATGCCAGTCAATCTATGCGATTTGGAGATGGTTGCGCAGCAAATGTTCCAAAAAGTAGCTGATTTGAGATGGAATAACTTAAATGTCATAAGCAAACAGGTAATGTACATGTTTACAAATCTTattagtttgtgtttgtttgaacgCCACATCAGTGAAAACTGATGTTTAACAAAAGTAAAGTTTACATTTTGTCAAAgttaaaacagacaaaaaccaCAAATAGCACAAAATGTTATAATTTCACAGTATTAGTGGTTACATCTTTTATGAGGGTTAACTACAGTGGATATTACTTTTTGATTTGACTGATTTTTTAAGCCCTGGTTTGGAGCTGGGATGAGACAAAATACCTTTGGTGTATATGAGGGATTTAGTATAAAACAATCTACCAAATCACACAAGCTGAGCAATGGACTGTTGTGATCTCATGTGAATAAACGAGCAGCCAGtttattagtatttatttattttttgtgacaACAGTGGAGAAATAAATGCATTATGTGAGTTATagattaaaaatatgttttcacaTGGTGAATAAATGTATTGTTTAATTTTACAGGTTAAATGGAAAGCAGAATGATTGTTGAATGGCTTATATCTACGTTCTTGATTTTAATGGGTAAGATGGTGGCATATACAAACACAGCAACAATCATCCCTGTGAGATTCCTGTGATTTTCTGATCATTTACATCTATCACCTACAACACCAATGATCACTACTCCTACAAATGCAACCACAGCAAATCTTACAAGCGCCACACCTGTAACAAATACAACTACTGTGTCTACAACAGCTTCAACAACAACTGTGAACACTACAACACCAATGAGCACTACCCCTACAAACGGAACCACAACAAACCTTACAAGCACCACACCTGTAACAAATACAACTACTGCGTCTACAACAGCTTCAACTACACCTGTGAACGCTACAACACCAATGATCACTACCCCTACAAATGCAACCACAACAAATCTTACAAACACCACACCTGTAACAAATAAAACTACTGCGTCTACAACAGCTTCAACTACACCTGTGAACGCTACAACACCAATGATCACTACCCCTACAAATGCAACCACAACAAACCTTACAAGCACCGCACCTGTAACAAATACAACTACTGCGTCTACAACAGCTTCAACTACACCTGTGAACGCTACAACACCAATGATCACTACCCCTACAAATGCAACCACAACAAATCTTACAAGCACCACACCTGTAACAAATAAAACTACTGCGTCTACAACAGCTTCAACTACACCTGTGAACGCTACAACACCAATGATCACTACCCCTACAAATGCAACCACAACAAATCTTACAAACACCACACCTGTAAGAAATACAACTACTGCGTCTACAACAGCTTCAACTACACCTGTGAACACTACAACACCAATGATCACTACCCCTACAAATGCAACCACAACAAATCTTACAAACACCACACCTGTAAGAAATACAACTACTGCGTCTACAACAGCTTCAACTACACCTGTGAACGCTACAACACCAATGATCACTACCCCTACAAATGCAACCACAACAAATCTTACAAGCACCACACCTGTAACAAATAAAACTACTGCGTCTACAACAGCTTCAACTACACCTGTGAACGCTACAACACCAATGATCACTACCCCTACAAATGCAACCACAGCAAACCTTACAAGCACCACACCTGTAACAAATACAACTACTGCGTCTACAACAGCTTCAACTACACCTGTGAACGCTACAACACCAATGATCACTACCCCTACAAATGCAACCACAACAAATCTTACAAGCACCACACCTGTAACAAATACAACTACTGCGTCTACAACAGCTTCAACAACAACTGTGAACGCTACAACACCAATGATCACTACCCCTACAAACGCAACCACAACAAATCTTACAAGCACCACACCTGTAACAAATACAACGACTGCATCTACAACAGCTTCAACAACAACGCCCGGTTCAACTGCGGCAACAACAGCAACTGGTTCAACAACAAcggcagcagcaacaacaacatcatcatcaacaacaacaacaacagcaacaacaacaacagcagtggCAGTAGTTCGCGCACcaattgttgttgttgcagcagTTTTGGTTCAACCCTTTGTGCCTCAACTGGAAGATAAAAACAGCCCACAATTTAAGGCACTTGAGGAGCAAGTGGTAGTAGTGGTGAGTAAAATACTAAGATGGAATATTGTTAAAATTCCAGCTGATTACATCTACATT
The sequence above is a segment of the Oreochromis aureus strain Israel breed Guangdong linkage group 3, ZZ_aureus, whole genome shotgun sequence genome. Coding sequences within it:
- the LOC116330578 gene encoding uncharacterized threonine-rich GPI-anchored glycoprotein PJ4664.02-like encodes the protein MGHKQIFKVLLTFIVVIKLLSTPVTATTTGVSTTFGSSTTIGVSTTTGGSTITGETTIEGSAMTEASTTTGVSTTTVGSTTVSTTTSMMTALTNITSVTPTTTTPVIMASNTTVSTTTPMMTTVTNAITANVTNTTPVTNTSTVPTTASTTPVNTTTAMMTANTNTTTTTPTTSTPVTTTTAEPVTRVLLTFTSNETFTQDLANSTSTAFINRSRLIETTLTPFYNATFDSFQSLRVVAFRNGSIISDIEIRFASTSVPNVTEIANVLINAASNITAFNITTTSVVVREIVASTTTVSTTTPMMTTVTNTTTANVTNTTTPIANTSMVPTTASTTPVNTTTPMITTPTNTTTMTPITSTPVTTTTAEPITGLLLTFTSNETFTQDLENSTSTAFINRSRLIETTLTHFYNAAFKTFRSLRVISFRRGSIINDMSIGFASSAVPNLTEIANVLINAASNITAFNVTTDSVVVREIVASTTTVSTTTPMMTTVTNATTANVTNTTPIANTSMVPTTASTTPVNTTTPMITTPTNTTTMTPTTSTPVTTTTAEPVTRVLLTFTSNETFTQDLANSTSTAFINRSRLIDTTLSPFYSMAFKSFRSLRVISFRSGSIINEINIGFASSAVPNITDIGNVLINAASNITVFNIDTASVVVNGTMVNSGVIHKSSLLTASCMVLLSWLMSGHQ
- the LOC116333171 gene encoding mucin-5AC-like, with protein sequence MITTPTNATTANLTSATPVTNTTTVSTTASTTTVNTTTPMSTTPTNGTTTNLTSTTPVTNTTTASTTASTTPVNATTPMITTPTNATTTNLTNTTPVTNKTTASTTASTTPVNATTPMITTPTNATTTNLTSTAPVTNTTTASTTASTTPVNATTPMITTPTNATTTNLTSTTPVTNKTTASTTASTTPVNATTPMITTPTNATTTNLTNTTPVRNTTTASTTASTTPVNTTTPMITTPTNATTTNLTNTTPVRNTTTASTTASTTPVNATTPMITTPTNATTTNLTSTTPVTNKTTASTTASTTPVNATTPMITTPTNATTANLTSTTPVTNTTTASTTASTTPVNATTPMITTPTNATTTNLTSTTPVTNTTTASTTASTTTVNATTPMITTPTNATTTNLTSTTPVTNTTTASTTASTTTPGSTAATTATGSTTTAAATTTSSSTTTTTATTTTAVAVVRAPIVVVAAVLVQPFVPQLEDKNSPQFKALEEQVVVVYEIIYRARYGLLFSRVIVIAFRQAGSRTRASTTEAEVQVVFNNTITPAEIPQAADVQKTLVQAVSNPNNTFNLSIDNTSVVATQVNIITKVLQFTSVGETFTPDLLDRSSPAFKNRSSLIVTTLEPIYNKTFSSYYSMEVTQFRSGSIITDIDIRFLFTSVPNNTDIEYVLINAAPNITAFNITNVVVSDSAASTVNTTTPMMTPTTTTTAATTTAEPVRILVVQFRSVNGIFTTDLLTSSSTAFKQRSTLIKTTLKPFYLARFPSFRFISVTGFSNGSIINNMDIGFALSLVPNAKEIAQVLIDAAKITPFDIDISSILVDGILSHGVSHKISLLTASCMVLLSWLLSGQQ